A region of Plutella xylostella chromosome 29, ilPluXylo3.1, whole genome shotgun sequence DNA encodes the following proteins:
- the LOC125490998 gene encoding uncharacterized protein LOC125490998, whose protein sequence is MAGMDWLYGFLRRHPELSLRLPEPTSVARAMGFNRVNVSKFFALLIELQDKYKFGPTKIFNVDETGIMTVPKKKSKVLSLKGKKQVGIISSAERGQLTTAVLCVSASGVYIPPLLIFPRVRMKAELLDGTPPGTIAVCHPSGWIQSDIFVNWLIHFIENVKPSKDDPVLLLLDGHSTHTKNLPLIDKARENGVIIRTLLIKKRLKIEMKTVLLDQRLAPCQARHSKQILHSQAHHGRPLIHSHAHPGRHFASNQARHGKRIFHSQALHGRQLAHNQARHGKWTFHNQALHG, encoded by the exons ATGGCTGGTATGGATTGGCTTTATGGATTTTTACGTCGTCATCCGGAATTATCATTACGCCTTCCAGAACCGACTTCCGTTGCACGAGCAATGGGGTTTAATAGAGTAAATGTCTCGAAATTTTTTGCTCTTCTAATAGAACTGCAAGACAAATACAAATTTGGGCcaactaagatatttaatGTCGATGAAACCGGGATCATGACTGTGCCCAAAAAGAAATCCAAAGTTCTGTCTTTAAAAGGCAAAAAACAAGTAGGCATTATCTCTTCTGCTGAAAGGGGCCAGTTGACTACTGCAGTTTTGTGTGTATCAGCTTCAGGTGTTTATATCCCACCACTTTTGATTTTCCCGAGAGTCCGAATGAAGGCAGAATTGTTAGATGGTACGCCTCCTGGAACTATTGCTGTATGCCATCCCAGTGGGTGGATACAGAGTGACATATTTGTGAACTGGCTAATCCATTTCATTGAAAATGTGAAACCATCGAAAGATGACCCTGTACTCCTTTTATTAGATGGTCACTCAACGCACACTAAAAACCTTCCCTTGATTGATAAAGCTCGAGAGAACGGGGTGATCATA CGAACGCTTTTGATCAAGAAACGGTTGAAGATCGAGATGAAAACAGTGTTATTAGACCAGCGGTTAGCCCCCTGCCAAGCACGTCACAGCAAGCAGATACTCCACAGCCAAGCACATCACGGCCGGCCATTAATCCACAGCCATGCACATCCCGGCAGGCACTTCGCCAGCAACCAAGCACGTCACGGCAAGCGGATATTCCACAGCCAAGCACTTCACGGGAGGCAGTTAGCCCACAACCAAGCACGTCACGGCAAGTGGACATTCCACAACCAAGCACTTCACGGCTAG